From the Rickettsiales bacterium genome, the window GCTTGGAAAGGTGGAGTAGCAAGTGTTAACACCAAATCAAGTCAAGTGACTGAATTTAACAAGAAATTCGGTGGTATTTTTTCTGCTCCCACTAGCAAATAAAACTAATTAAATTTTGTTAAATTTGAAAGGCTCCTTAAATTATTTAAGGGGCCTTTTTTCTAAGCTTTTTAAACGATCATGTTTATAATCTGACAACTCATAATACCAAATCCAGCAAGAGCTGATAAGCCTACAAGACTCTTGTATGTGAGCTCAGAATAATTAAATTTCTTGTCTTGGATTTTATATAATAGATATATTGGCAATAAAATTGCTATAACAACTAAAATCATCCCTGCAAATCCTAAAGCAGCAAGAAAAGCATCTGGAATTAATATAGTCACTAAATATACTGGCATAATAGCTATAATAGCAGCATATAATTTATTCGTTTTGTTTACTGACTTTACGAGAAGATCTCTAATGGTTTCAAATAAAGCAAGTCCAACTCCCAACACTGAAGTTATAATTGCTAAAACAGATAACCACCATACTAAAATTTGTATAAATGGATCTTTGGCAATATAGCTCAATGCAGCAATCAAATCGCCAATATCAACATGACCATATATCATCTGTAAATAGAAATTTGAATGATTCTGATATATAGCACCCAATATACTAACGGTCCATATAACATATACTATTGCTGGAATCAAACTACCCCAAAAGAAAGTTCTCTTGAGCATAATGGGATCTTTATTACAATAATTAGTTAATGTGTGAAATATAACCTGAAACCCAAAACAAGTGAAAGCTATAGGAATTATAATTCTCCATATTGAAATTTCTTGATATTGACTAGAAAATAATGGCAAATTATCCCAATTAATCATTGATAGCAAACTAACGACCAAAACTGCTATCACAGCTATTAATCCTGTAAACAATAATCTATTCACATAATCTATATATTTTATTGGTAATAAAAAGATAATGATCAATGCAAAAGCATATATAGAAACTATATTATTAAACTCTAATACCGAAGAGTTATTAAATGATAACATCTTTTGGGTAACAGAGGACACTCCATATAAATATCCCGAAAGCAATGCAAATGACAGAATCATATAGCTTCCTGTACCAATTAGTCCTGCTATTTTGCCTGAAAACTTTTGCCCCAATGCTCCAAGGGCCATTCCTTTTCCTGCTTGGAGATTAAGCTCTAAATTGACTAGACAAGTATAATATATGACACTCCACAACGCTGCCATCAATACAATACCTGGAACAATCCCTAGCTTCGCCAATGTCATTGGTAAGGCAATCATTCCACTGCCTATGCATGTACCCGCCACCAACATTATAGCGCCTAACTGTTTATGCATAATTCTTGTCCTTTTTCTTTAACTTATTTGATTATAATATTGGAAATTTCACTTAAAATAATTACTATGCCAATAATAAATGTAGCAATTATTAACCAATTAGATTTTAAAATATAATAATTAAGCTTAGTGATCTTTGCCTTATAAAATAAGTAGATCGGCAATATTATAGCTATAATTGCTAAAATCATCCCAGCAAATCCTAGCACATTAATAAAAGCATTGGGCACTAATATTGCTACTAAATAAGCTGGAAGTATAACAACGATAGAAGCCAGAAGGTTGCGCTTAAAACCTTCTTCTTTCATAGGAAGCATAGCCTTAACTGAATCACAAAGACCAATCCCAACTCCTAACAAAGAAGTTATAACTGCAAAGATTGTCACCCACCACACCAGTAACTGCATGGACTGCCACTGAGCTATATCACTTAACTCTTTTATTAAATCTCCAACTTCCACTTCTCCCTTAACTATTTGGTTATAAAACTGTGGATTGTCGTTATAAACCACAGCTAAAGAGCTGCTATTCCATATTATATAAACCACCATTGGAATAAAACTTCCCCATAACAAAGCACGCTTTAAAGTTTTTGGATTTAAATTACAGTAATTAGCAAAACTATGGCACGACCCTTGGAATCCAAATGAAGTAAACACCACAGGAATTAATATCTGCCATGCGGAAATTTCTCCATATCCTTCTGTAAATAATGGCAAATTAGACCAATTAATGGTCGCCACTAATCCTATAATTAAAATAGAGATTACT encodes:
- a CDS encoding amino acid permease, which codes for MHKQLGAIMLVAGTCIGSGMIALPMTLAKLGIVPGIVLMAALWSVIYYTCLVNLELNLQAGKGMALGALGQKFSGKIAGLIGTGSYMILSFALLSGYLYGVSSVTQKMLSFNNSSVLEFNNIVSIYAFALIIIFLLPIKYIDYVNRLLFTGLIAVIAVLVVSLLSMINWDNLPLFSSQYQEISIWRIIIPIAFTCFGFQVIFHTLTNYCNKDPIMLKRTFFWGSLIPAIVYVIWTVSILGAIYQNHSNFYLQMIYGHVDIGDLIAALSYIAKDPFIQILVWWLSVLAIITSVLGVGLALFETIRDLLVKSVNKTNKLYAAIIAIMPVYLVTILIPDAFLAALGFAGMILVVIAILLPIYLLYKIQDKKFNYSELTYKSLVGLSALAGFGIMSCQIINMIV
- a CDS encoding amino acid permease codes for the protein MKKQTGSIMLVAGTCIGTGMIALPMTLAKIGVVPSILFMLFTWMLMYFTSLITVELNIQAGKGLALGALGHRFSGKIAEAIGASSFKILSYALVSVYIYAGSSVIQTLLESNNSQEYSFNVITSLYAFIACLLFLLPIKLIDYVNRFVFVGLMVVISILIIGLVATINWSNLPLFTEGYGEISAWQILIPVVFTSFGFQGSCHSFANYCNLNPKTLKRALLWGSFIPMVVYIIWNSSSLAVVYNDNPQFYNQIVKGEVEVGDLIKELSDIAQWQSMQLLVWWVTIFAVITSLLGVGIGLCDSVKAMLPMKEEGFKRNLLASIVVILPAYLVAILVPNAFINVLGFAGMILAIIAIILPIYLFYKAKITKLNYYILKSNWLIIATFIIGIVIILSEISNIIIK